In Gulosibacter molinativorax, a single window of DNA contains:
- a CDS encoding P-loop NTPase family protein, whose amino-acid sequence MTTVFPNASTANQNSQTTDGATNRSAGISTAPIPIIVRTELPKRIQAAYTTRFVDEAIRRDPEEFHLLSGPGLHPRSGDVVVARVTNVGNHKRIETPTSRKAILFEGALVMVAYGNRYAADQFLAYVPDSLATTSLVAAGGLAGEVVAAHTRVSEPTEIEPLGLLANHSGVVNLNDFAPFENLPVTESRERRERPEVIGVLGTSMNSGKSTVMANLINGLAKSGRTVTAGKITGTGAGNDPMIYHDAGAAKVLDFTDFGYPTTFQLDMQEILALTINLVEHLTEPDTDVVVVEIADGIFQDETAKLLRDPIFHNTIDQVLFAATDALGARAGVHELCDVGLKVAAASGVLTSSPLATREANDVLAKFETPVLGTFDLSLPEVAESLLLRK is encoded by the coding sequence ATGACCACCGTGTTCCCGAACGCCTCGACGGCCAACCAGAATTCGCAGACCACCGACGGCGCCACGAATCGCTCCGCTGGAATCAGCACGGCCCCGATCCCCATCATCGTCCGCACCGAGCTGCCGAAGCGCATCCAGGCCGCGTACACGACCCGGTTCGTCGACGAGGCCATCCGCCGCGACCCTGAAGAGTTCCACCTCCTCAGCGGCCCCGGCCTGCATCCTCGTTCTGGGGACGTCGTTGTCGCTCGCGTCACGAACGTGGGCAACCACAAGCGCATCGAGACGCCCACCTCCCGCAAGGCGATCCTCTTCGAAGGTGCGCTGGTGATGGTCGCGTACGGCAACCGCTACGCCGCCGACCAGTTTCTCGCGTACGTCCCCGACTCCCTTGCGACCACGAGCCTGGTCGCCGCGGGTGGCCTCGCGGGCGAGGTCGTCGCAGCGCACACGCGCGTCAGCGAGCCGACTGAGATCGAGCCGCTCGGCCTCCTCGCGAACCACTCTGGCGTCGTTAACCTCAACGACTTCGCACCGTTCGAGAACCTCCCCGTCACCGAGTCGCGCGAGAGGCGCGAGCGCCCCGAGGTGATCGGCGTCCTCGGCACCTCGATGAACTCTGGCAAGTCGACCGTGATGGCAAACCTCATCAACGGCCTCGCGAAGTCCGGCCGCACCGTCACCGCCGGCAAGATCACCGGCACTGGCGCGGGGAACGACCCAATGATTTATCACGACGCTGGCGCCGCGAAGGTGCTCGACTTCACCGACTTCGGCTACCCGACGACGTTCCAGCTCGACATGCAGGAGATCCTCGCGCTCACGATTAACCTCGTCGAGCACCTCACGGAGCCCGACACGGATGTGGTGGTGGTCGAGATCGCGGACGGCATCTTCCAGGATGAGACCGCAAAGCTGCTGCGCGACCCGATCTTCCACAACACGATCGACCAGGTGCTGTTCGCCGCAACCGATGCGCTCGGCGCGCGTGCCGGCGTGCACGAGCTGTGCGACGTGGGCCTGAAAGTCGCGGCGGCCTCGGGCGTGCTGACGTCATCGCCGCTGGCCACGCGCGAGGCGAATGATGTGCTCGCGAAGTTCGAGACCCCGGTGCTCGGCACCTTCGACCTCAGCCTCCCCGAGGTGGCCGAGTCGCTACTGCTGCGGAAATAA
- a CDS encoding ABC transporter transmembrane domain-containing protein, whose amino-acid sequence MTTETATMRPNDAQDATGDAERPSRRPGARARGSNGSSRKWSADAQTTKMPPVWRGKRRWLMVVLVVLGVAQAALALVMAFSVDALLSTAETVATSTGSAGATGSAGAPDAASATASIPWVGMSILVGAVLGIGLARWLERIVAERLGQDYVYEQRRRLIASALGEVGNRSLGVIVTRASNDLTAVRNWIAQGIVPLATALPLILTVIIVLAITNWPVALAIALPLGIMALLMPFLARSAHTRARTLRRYRGKMSGHIADTVRAGESIRVAGATQRELNAVDRNSAKVVDAAVARARVTGFVRSLTVTAASLCTVAVVFLALVGVIDVADVASIMVLLGVMSTPLGDLGRVVEYRQNYRAARRILAPMLEAAQDLKRQERRRERNWKSVAQEPVPGHRGLTVEGLEASGVELPPLEAKPGERILLESAHPAHTRAVVRNLLGATAEADDEGVSDAGDGIERDGADAARRDQFGDSDPKAAPRESRPREPRILIGGLDYTRAPMKEGRELVGFASSQLPLERGSVRRLVSYRKPDALDGELRWVLGRVGLGPLLEREPKGMKTKLKNDGVPWNTADVTRLKVARAVVGTPPLLVLEGVDASLDATGVEMLRELLATYPGVVLFTSHQPDALVASYRTWQLDGEDDEARDRTARMIDRGSNELLDADEDEE is encoded by the coding sequence TTGACCACGGAGACCGCCACGATGCGTCCTAACGACGCACAGGATGCAACCGGCGACGCTGAGCGCCCGTCACGACGACCAGGGGCTCGGGCTCGCGGTTCGAATGGCTCCTCGCGGAAGTGGAGCGCCGACGCGCAAACCACCAAGATGCCGCCGGTGTGGCGCGGCAAGCGCCGCTGGTTGATGGTCGTGCTCGTCGTGCTCGGTGTGGCGCAGGCCGCGCTCGCGCTTGTCATGGCATTCAGCGTGGATGCGCTGCTCAGCACCGCCGAGACGGTCGCGACCTCGACGGGCTCGGCCGGCGCGACGGGCTCGGCCGGCGCGCCGGACGCTGCGAGCGCGACCGCCAGCATCCCGTGGGTGGGCATGTCCATACTCGTCGGCGCCGTCCTCGGCATCGGCCTCGCGCGCTGGCTCGAGCGCATCGTCGCGGAGCGACTGGGGCAGGACTACGTGTACGAGCAGCGCCGCCGCCTCATCGCCTCGGCCCTCGGGGAAGTCGGGAACCGCTCGCTGGGCGTAATCGTGACCCGCGCATCCAACGACCTCACCGCCGTGCGCAACTGGATCGCGCAGGGCATCGTGCCGCTCGCGACCGCGCTGCCGCTCATCCTGACGGTCATTATCGTGCTCGCGATCACGAACTGGCCCGTCGCGCTCGCGATCGCGTTGCCGCTCGGGATCATGGCGCTTCTGATGCCGTTCCTCGCGCGCTCGGCGCACACCCGCGCGCGAACCCTCCGCCGGTACCGCGGCAAGATGTCGGGCCACATCGCCGATACCGTACGAGCTGGCGAGTCAATTCGCGTCGCAGGCGCGACGCAGCGCGAGCTCAATGCGGTCGACCGCAACTCGGCCAAGGTGGTGGATGCTGCGGTCGCCCGCGCGCGCGTCACCGGTTTTGTGCGTTCGCTCACCGTCACTGCGGCGTCGCTCTGCACCGTTGCGGTGGTGTTTCTTGCTCTCGTCGGGGTCATCGATGTCGCCGATGTCGCCTCGATCATGGTGCTGCTGGGCGTGATGTCGACGCCGCTTGGCGATCTCGGCCGCGTCGTCGAGTATCGCCAGAACTATCGAGCCGCCCGGCGCATCCTGGCCCCGATGCTTGAGGCCGCGCAGGATCTCAAGCGGCAGGAGCGTCGCCGCGAGCGCAACTGGAAGTCCGTCGCGCAGGAGCCCGTGCCGGGACATCGCGGGCTCACCGTCGAGGGGCTCGAGGCGAGCGGCGTCGAGCTGCCCCCGCTCGAGGCCAAGCCGGGTGAGCGCATCCTGCTCGAGTCGGCGCATCCGGCGCATACCCGCGCCGTGGTGCGAAATCTGCTCGGTGCAACGGCCGAGGCTGACGACGAAGGTGTATCGGATGCAGGTGATGGGATTGAGCGGGACGGTGCTGACGCGGCCCGCCGAGACCAATTCGGCGACAGCGACCCGAAGGCCGCCCCGCGAGAGTCCCGCCCCCGCGAGCCGCGCATCCTGATCGGTGGGCTCGACTACACCCGCGCGCCGATGAAGGAGGGCCGCGAACTCGTCGGCTTCGCGTCCTCGCAGCTGCCGCTCGAGCGTGGATCGGTGCGGCGTCTCGTGTCCTATCGCAAGCCCGACGCCCTCGACGGGGAGCTGCGCTGGGTGCTGGGCCGAGTCGGGCTGGGCCCGTTGCTCGAGCGCGAGCCGAAGGGCATGAAGACCAAGCTCAAGAACGACGGCGTGCCCTGGAATACCGCGGATGTCACGCGGCTGAAAGTGGCCCGCGCCGTGGTCGGGACTCCCCCGCTGCTCGTACTCGAGGGGGTGGATGCGTCGCTCGACGCTACCGGGGTCGAGATGCTTCGCGAGCTGCTCGCGACATACCCCGGCGTCGTGTTGTTCACCTCGCACCAGCCGGATGCGTTGGTCGCGTCCTATCGCACGTGGCAGCTCGACGGCGAGGACGACGAGGCGCGTGATCGCACCGCGCGGATGATTGACCGAGGTTCGAACGAGCTGCTGGACGCCGACGAGGACGAAGAGTAG
- a CDS encoding response regulator transcription factor, which yields MPQILIIEDETRISDFVSKGLAAEGFTSQAAATGAEGLGLALSGGFELVILDLGLPDIDGFEVLRKIRMVDEDLPVIILTARTSGADTVAGLTGGANDYVPKPFRFPELVARVRLRMKDAAKEAEAAADAGHELLTHADLTLDPVRHLVTIGKRTVELSSREFDLAEMFLRYPGQALTREQLLRNVWGFDYDTASNVVDVYVRYLRNKLGASRFATVRGVGYRLVEEKDYVPAGER from the coding sequence GTGCCGCAGATTCTGATCATTGAGGACGAGACGCGCATCAGCGACTTCGTGTCGAAGGGGCTTGCCGCGGAGGGATTCACGTCGCAGGCCGCGGCGACGGGCGCCGAGGGACTCGGGCTTGCGTTATCGGGCGGGTTCGAGCTCGTCATTCTCGACCTCGGACTGCCCGACATTGACGGCTTCGAGGTGCTGAGAAAGATTCGTATGGTGGACGAGGACCTGCCGGTGATCATCCTGACCGCGCGGACGTCTGGTGCCGATACGGTCGCGGGACTTACTGGTGGTGCGAACGATTACGTGCCGAAGCCGTTCCGGTTCCCGGAGCTGGTTGCACGCGTGCGGCTACGGATGAAGGACGCGGCCAAGGAGGCCGAGGCTGCGGCGGATGCGGGGCACGAGTTGCTAACTCATGCTGACTTGACGCTTGATCCGGTGCGGCATCTCGTGACGATCGGCAAACGAACTGTCGAGCTGTCCTCTCGAGAGTTCGACCTCGCCGAGATGTTCCTGCGGTATCCGGGCCAGGCGCTGACCCGCGAGCAGCTGCTGCGTAACGTGTGGGGTTTCGACTACGACACGGCGTCGAACGTCGTGGATGTGTACGTGCGGTACTTGCGAAACAAGCTCGGCGCGTCGCGTTTCGCGACGGTGCGCGGCGTCGGCTACCGCCTCGTCGAGGAGAAGGACTACGTGCCCGCGGGGGAGCGGTAG